The Pirellulales bacterium genome has a segment encoding these proteins:
- a CDS encoding aspartate aminotransferase family protein, with product MPDDLSRDQAHLIHPLHRPAAQKHAHEWVAGRGPILIDQSGREFFDGLAGLWNVVVGHGRTELAEAAAHQMQKLAFATGYAGSTNHPAIALAERLATLTYPSINRFFFTCGGAESNESAFKTARYFWYMNGKPGKTKIIGRQWGYHGTTLAAMSATGIASYWPMFEPRVPGFLHIASPYPYRFQPAAGTAANDPRTPGVMAADLLEEAILREGPDTVAAFLGEPVQGAGGVIVPPDDYWPRIRAICDRYDVLLLADEVITGFGRTGAWFGLSRYKIEPDIVAFAKAITSGYFPLGGIGINDRVAATIDNAPDDKTWMHAFTYSAHPVGCAVALANLDIIEREGLVQRAGELGQRLLAGLKTLASHPHVGDVRGLGLMAAVEFVADKSTKAEFPATEKVGPRVHAATQERGLFSRLRGDVYNLAPPFITTDAQIDRMVEILGESIRAVLG from the coding sequence ATGCCAGACGACCTCTCGCGCGATCAAGCGCACCTGATCCATCCCCTGCACCGCCCCGCCGCGCAAAAGCACGCGCACGAGTGGGTGGCAGGACGCGGCCCCATCCTCATCGACCAGTCGGGCCGCGAGTTCTTCGATGGCCTGGCCGGGCTGTGGAATGTGGTCGTCGGGCACGGGCGCACCGAATTAGCCGAAGCCGCTGCGCATCAGATGCAAAAGCTGGCCTTTGCGACCGGCTATGCCGGCAGCACCAATCATCCGGCCATTGCGTTGGCCGAACGTCTGGCCACGCTCACCTATCCGTCGATCAATCGCTTCTTCTTCACATGTGGCGGCGCCGAGTCGAACGAATCTGCTTTCAAGACCGCGCGCTATTTTTGGTACATGAACGGCAAGCCCGGCAAAACGAAGATCATCGGCCGCCAATGGGGCTATCACGGCACGACTTTGGCGGCCATGTCGGCGACGGGCATCGCCTCTTACTGGCCGATGTTCGAACCGCGCGTGCCCGGCTTCTTGCATATCGCGAGTCCCTATCCCTATCGCTTCCAACCTGCTGCCGGCACCGCCGCCAACGACCCGCGTACACCCGGTGTAATGGCGGCCGACCTGTTGGAAGAAGCCATTCTGCGCGAAGGCCCAGACACCGTGGCGGCCTTTCTGGGCGAGCCCGTGCAAGGCGCCGGCGGCGTGATCGTACCCCCGGACGACTACTGGCCGCGCATCCGCGCCATTTGCGACCGGTACGATGTGCTTCTACTGGCCGACGAGGTGATCACCGGTTTCGGCCGCACCGGCGCTTGGTTTGGCCTGTCGCGTTACAAAATCGAGCCCGATATTGTGGCGTTCGCCAAAGCCATCACCAGCGGTTACTTTCCGCTAGGTGGAATCGGGATCAATGACCGCGTTGCGGCCACGATCGATAATGCACCCGATGATAAAACCTGGATGCACGCCTTTACGTACTCGGCGCACCCGGTTGGCTGCGCCGTGGCGCTGGCGAATCTGGACATCATCGAGCGCGAAGGACTCGTCCAGCGTGCCGGCGAGCTAGGCCAACGGCTGTTGGCGGGCCTCAAGACACTCGCATCGCATCCGCACGTAGGTGATGTACGTGGCCTGGGACTTATGGCAGCAGTGGAGTTCGTCGCCGACAAGAGCACCAAGGCCGAATTTCCCGCCACGGAGAAAGTCGGCCCGCGCGTCCATGCCGCCACGCAAGAGCGGGGCCTGTTCTCGCGCCTGCGCGGAGACGTCTACAACCTGGCCCCGCCGTTTATTACGACGGATGCCCAAATCGATCGCATGGTCGAAATCCTTGGCGAATCGATCCGGGCCGTGCTGGGCTAA
- a CDS encoding DUF2092 domain-containing protein, which yields MIRFDRPLVFALSVALTLVIAGRLDADDKPLQLDAQIEQALRKSAEFLQQQKKFRLVIEADARVESKGVKESMTSKYGVSVARPQRVAVRLIEGDSGVTLVSDGKQFARGVDALKKYAIGAAPGEIDEVFADPAVAMIGLGMAEPFFHALFSEDAYEGLLAGVTLARTAKSEKIDGHDCLRFHFEQQEYDWEIWIDSGDRPLVRKLTCDPAKTFAAGNAAGTDIKVFVSFAFRDWNLQPKWTNDEFVFTPAVDWEKVDHLFGEGGEETIHPLLGMVAPAFTLERLTGGQTDLARHRDKDVVILDFWATWCGPCRKALPTIAKVAKKYRDKGVVFYAVDLEEEPNDVRKFLADQKLDLPVILDRDGEIGKLYRAEGIPQTVLVGKDGTVQVVHVGLLPDLETRLSKELDDLVAGKDLAQQTREAAAAKASGQAAEGMELAWSRDGAWTGVSLANDDLVYAVGPGGQVATFNAQGEEVANNKILDNPTFIRAANLAGDKVRELVTFTTWGPAVKAHTIAGELLWSYAKGQGVDDVWTVDLNGDGLDEVVIGYNGATGLHVLDNTGNLLWSNNSIGNVWHVTAGNVVGDGAPEVLTTSAVGKVHIFGADGKHRYDLDPGLYGHMVRTWHNAKDKKSLDLIIVAGTGQPKEMVVGLNEKGDRQWKLDIPARVESAMTALEKPWLAIALADRSVRVVNVLNGQQIGQAPGQGARSDVAWLSARDVSPLLIVATGSALRAYKLADK from the coding sequence ATGATCCGGTTCGATCGCCCCTTGGTATTTGCCTTGAGCGTGGCGTTGACCCTGGTTATTGCAGGTCGGCTGGATGCCGACGACAAGCCTCTACAACTCGATGCCCAGATCGAGCAGGCGCTGCGTAAATCCGCCGAGTTTCTGCAACAGCAGAAAAAGTTCCGGCTGGTGATCGAAGCCGACGCCCGCGTGGAATCCAAAGGGGTCAAGGAATCCATGACGAGCAAATACGGCGTATCGGTCGCGCGCCCCCAGCGCGTGGCGGTACGGCTGATCGAGGGCGATTCGGGCGTCACTCTCGTTTCTGATGGCAAACAATTCGCCCGCGGAGTTGACGCGCTGAAGAAGTACGCGATCGGCGCCGCGCCAGGCGAGATCGACGAAGTCTTCGCCGACCCGGCCGTGGCGATGATCGGCTTGGGAATGGCGGAGCCATTTTTTCACGCACTGTTTTCCGAGGACGCTTACGAAGGATTGCTCGCGGGCGTTACCCTGGCCCGTACTGCGAAGAGCGAGAAGATCGACGGACACGATTGTCTTCGATTTCATTTCGAGCAGCAGGAATACGATTGGGAGATTTGGATCGACTCGGGGGATCGGCCGCTGGTACGCAAACTGACCTGCGATCCAGCCAAGACTTTTGCCGCTGGCAACGCCGCAGGAACCGACATCAAGGTTTTTGTCAGCTTTGCATTTCGCGATTGGAATCTGCAGCCCAAGTGGACCAATGACGAATTTGTGTTCACGCCAGCAGTCGACTGGGAAAAGGTCGACCATTTGTTTGGCGAGGGGGGAGAAGAGACCATTCATCCGTTGCTGGGAATGGTGGCGCCTGCCTTTACGCTCGAGCGACTGACCGGTGGCCAGACCGACCTCGCGCGGCATCGCGATAAGGACGTCGTCATTCTCGATTTCTGGGCAACCTGGTGCGGACCGTGCCGCAAGGCTTTGCCGACGATCGCAAAAGTGGCCAAGAAATATCGCGACAAGGGGGTCGTCTTCTACGCCGTGGACCTCGAAGAAGAGCCCAACGATGTGCGTAAATTCCTGGCCGATCAAAAGCTCGATCTACCAGTTATCCTCGATCGCGACGGCGAGATCGGCAAGCTGTATCGTGCTGAGGGGATTCCGCAAACCGTCCTGGTTGGCAAAGACGGCACTGTGCAAGTCGTACACGTGGGTTTGCTGCCCGATTTGGAAACGCGCTTGAGCAAAGAATTAGACGACCTGGTGGCGGGCAAGGATCTCGCCCAACAAACGCGCGAAGCGGCCGCGGCAAAAGCGTCTGGCCAGGCGGCCGAAGGTATGGAGCTCGCCTGGTCGCGCGATGGAGCATGGACCGGCGTCTCGCTGGCGAACGACGATCTGGTGTACGCCGTCGGCCCGGGTGGGCAAGTGGCCACATTCAATGCGCAAGGAGAAGAAGTCGCCAACAACAAAATCCTGGACAACCCAACGTTTATCCGCGCGGCGAATCTGGCAGGGGATAAAGTCCGCGAGTTGGTGACGTTCACAACGTGGGGACCGGCGGTCAAGGCGCACACGATCGCCGGCGAACTGCTTTGGTCATACGCCAAGGGACAAGGCGTCGACGACGTCTGGACTGTCGATCTCAATGGTGACGGGCTCGACGAAGTGGTCATTGGTTACAACGGCGCGACCGGGTTGCACGTGCTCGACAATACGGGAAACCTACTCTGGTCGAACAACTCGATCGGAAACGTCTGGCACGTCACAGCCGGCAACGTCGTTGGTGACGGGGCGCCGGAGGTTCTCACCACGTCGGCCGTTGGCAAGGTGCATATTTTCGGCGCCGACGGAAAGCATCGCTACGACTTGGATCCGGGACTTTATGGTCACATGGTCCGCACGTGGCACAACGCCAAGGACAAAAAGTCCCTGGACCTAATCATCGTGGCCGGAACGGGGCAGCCCAAAGAAATGGTCGTGGGATTGAATGAAAAGGGGGACAGGCAGTGGAAGCTCGACATCCCGGCGCGGGTCGAGAGCGCGATGACCGCGCTAGAGAAGCCCTGGCTGGCCATCGCGCTGGCCGATCGGTCGGTACGCGTCGTTAACGTACTCAACGGCCAACAGATCGGCCAGGCCCCAGGACAAGGCGCACGAAGCGACGTGGCCTGGCTCTCGGCTAGGGACGTCTCGCCGCTATTAATCGTAGCGACGGGAAGTGCGCTGAGGGCGTACAAGCTCGCCGATAAATAA
- a CDS encoding redoxin family protein: MADVRLAATVVLLCLFGCHDWTTHAALAAPAAELGRVVIHALDEQGQPLAGVTVTQFRFDQNVRRWKSNNRAVTTDEQGVARFDALRPGQSYVFRVAGKDGLLGFKDCGVLDKNANLDLDAILSPSQTATIQVRDAQGRPIAGATTWSIKHSGQNGSITLTAATLDMLDVPLPVSVANGQLLLPGLPAGKIDVHLIHAEYAPAKIAAFTVGPQAAVEAVLEPGVKLTLEIDADAATPTPHAMSIDLRHEPFDSPSTLIGDLPSWRGEKTAQLTVAVGKYSWLRLTHPDFLVLPSYSSIYGTSVADNAEPMEFAAGNDLFTFKIVPKVTLSGRVVDETTGKPLADQSIRGQVAAQATGPMARFATRWTHADWAETHPSGRYHLKVAPGPVQISFNGQGFISQSEKYLVDVAADGSTEAPDILVRPVPKVHGTVLDEAGQPLARAVVRFRGSMLAYYVMPVATDDEGHFDLSPPWIPVNLKTHDREPAQTIVAFDPYRPLAAEAQVRLDDAASTANVVLRMRSQDYGSTITAYPADLNEWQRGIMPADQKEHLSAISLGGKPAPELDGMLWLNSDKPNTSLADFRGKYVLLQFWTTWCGPCHSDLPSVKLAYDLYKDKGLVVVGFHDNSMPIDAIKQDVLKEGLNYPIVVDHSDGRILARYKEHGISGYPSYLLLDPDGKVIYDDTTIAAPALRSFKIELIRNLVMGGPRQGH, encoded by the coding sequence ATGGCAGACGTTCGTCTCGCGGCCACCGTAGTCTTACTGTGTTTGTTCGGCTGCCATGATTGGACGACGCACGCTGCATTGGCTGCTCCCGCGGCAGAGTTGGGTCGAGTCGTGATTCACGCGCTCGACGAGCAAGGCCAGCCGCTCGCCGGTGTAACCGTGACCCAGTTCCGGTTTGACCAGAACGTACGAAGATGGAAAAGCAACAACCGCGCGGTCACCACGGATGAGCAGGGCGTCGCGCGGTTCGATGCGTTACGCCCGGGCCAGTCGTATGTTTTCCGGGTCGCGGGCAAGGACGGTCTACTGGGATTCAAGGATTGTGGAGTTCTCGACAAGAATGCCAACTTGGATCTTGATGCAATTCTATCACCGTCGCAAACAGCGACGATTCAGGTGCGCGACGCGCAAGGACGTCCGATTGCCGGCGCGACAACCTGGTCGATCAAACACAGTGGACAGAACGGTTCGATTACACTTACGGCGGCGACGCTGGACATGCTCGATGTCCCACTGCCAGTCAGCGTTGCCAATGGCCAGTTGCTGCTGCCTGGCTTGCCCGCCGGAAAGATCGACGTCCATTTAATCCATGCCGAATATGCTCCGGCCAAGATTGCGGCATTTACCGTAGGACCGCAGGCGGCGGTCGAGGCGGTCTTGGAACCCGGCGTCAAATTGACGCTGGAAATCGACGCCGACGCCGCGACGCCCACTCCCCATGCCATGTCGATTGACCTGCGCCACGAGCCCTTTGACAGTCCCTCGACGCTTATTGGAGACCTGCCTAGCTGGCGGGGCGAGAAGACGGCGCAACTCACCGTGGCAGTCGGCAAGTACAGCTGGCTACGGCTGACGCATCCAGACTTTTTGGTGCTTCCATCCTATTCGAGCATCTATGGTACTTCAGTCGCTGATAACGCCGAGCCGATGGAGTTCGCGGCTGGCAATGACCTATTCACGTTCAAAATCGTCCCCAAGGTCACGCTCAGCGGTCGCGTGGTCGACGAAACCACGGGTAAGCCCCTAGCCGATCAGAGCATTCGAGGCCAGGTTGCTGCGCAGGCCACGGGCCCTATGGCGCGCTTCGCCACTCGGTGGACGCACGCGGATTGGGCCGAAACCCACCCCAGCGGCCGGTATCACTTGAAGGTTGCTCCCGGCCCGGTGCAGATCTCTTTCAACGGGCAGGGCTTTATTTCCCAATCCGAGAAATACCTGGTGGACGTTGCCGCGGATGGATCAACCGAAGCTCCTGATATTTTGGTTCGGCCAGTGCCAAAAGTACACGGCACCGTGCTCGACGAAGCGGGCCAGCCCTTAGCTCGCGCAGTGGTGCGCTTTCGTGGTTCGATGTTGGCCTACTATGTCATGCCGGTGGCTACCGACGACGAAGGACATTTTGATTTGTCGCCTCCGTGGATCCCCGTCAACTTGAAAACGCATGATCGGGAACCTGCTCAAACCATTGTGGCGTTCGATCCCTATCGGCCGTTAGCGGCCGAGGCGCAAGTGCGGCTCGATGATGCCGCGTCAACCGCCAACGTTGTGTTGCGCATGCGATCGCAAGATTACGGCTCGACGATCACCGCATACCCGGCCGATCTCAACGAGTGGCAGCGCGGCATTATGCCGGCCGATCAGAAGGAGCACCTATCGGCCATTTCTCTCGGCGGCAAACCAGCGCCCGAACTGGACGGCATGTTGTGGTTGAACAGCGACAAGCCAAACACATCGCTGGCCGATTTTCGCGGCAAGTACGTGCTGCTGCAATTCTGGACAACCTGGTGCGGACCCTGCCACAGTGACCTTCCGTCAGTCAAACTCGCTTATGACTTATATAAGGACAAGGGGCTGGTCGTCGTTGGCTTTCATGACAACTCGATGCCAATCGATGCCATCAAGCAGGACGTACTGAAAGAGGGACTGAACTATCCCATCGTTGTCGATCACTCTGATGGGCGCATTCTGGCGCGATACAAAGAGCACGGCATTTCCGGCTACCCGAGCTACCTGCTGCTCGACCCCGACGGAAAAGTAATCTACGACGATACGACCATCGCGGCGCCTGCATTGCGCAGTTTCAAAATCGAGTTGATCCGCAATCTGGTAATGGGCGGACCCAGGCAGGGACACTAG
- a CDS encoding DUF1559 domain-containing protein, with translation MRRAFTLVEVLVVVAIIGILIAILLPAVQAARESARCTQCTNNLKQIGIALINYHDTNGVLPAGYISKFDSSGNDLGPGWGWAAAILPHMEQTPIYNVIHFNLAIESPLNGVRVANVPSYLCPSDTVSLSWPAMSRDTLGNPVALICEVAPSNYVGVYGSTEPGVDGDGLFYRNSQVRIADITDGTAQTLAVGERSHFLGVATWAGAVTGAILFDDDGDDVGNAHPENGTGMVLGHAGENATPGDPHSDVNQFFSFHGSGANFLFADGHCSFIPMSIDYNTYCAMSTRGTGEVVSGAY, from the coding sequence ATGCGTCGTGCCTTCACGCTAGTCGAAGTCTTGGTTGTCGTTGCTATCATCGGCATTTTGATAGCTATCTTGCTGCCCGCCGTTCAGGCGGCGCGGGAATCGGCTCGTTGCACTCAATGCACGAACAATCTAAAGCAAATTGGCATTGCCCTCATCAACTATCACGACACCAACGGTGTCTTGCCAGCCGGCTATATTTCCAAATTTGACAGTAGTGGAAACGATTTAGGGCCGGGGTGGGGATGGGCCGCGGCCATTCTGCCGCACATGGAACAGACCCCGATTTACAATGTGATCCATTTCAATCTGGCTATCGAAAGTCCACTCAACGGCGTTCGCGTGGCGAACGTGCCTTCGTACCTCTGCCCATCGGATACCGTCAGCCTGTCGTGGCCTGCCATGAGCCGCGATACCCTCGGTAACCCGGTTGCTTTGATATGCGAGGTTGCCCCGTCCAACTACGTGGGAGTGTATGGCTCAACAGAGCCCGGCGTTGATGGTGACGGCCTTTTTTACCGCAACAGCCAAGTGCGCATTGCAGACATAACCGACGGCACGGCGCAGACCTTGGCGGTAGGAGAGCGATCGCATTTCCTTGGTGTGGCAACCTGGGCTGGGGCAGTGACAGGTGCGATTCTATTCGACGATGATGGAGACGACGTAGGAAATGCTCATCCCGAGAATGGTACCGGGATGGTCTTAGGCCATGCCGGTGAGAACGCTACACCGGGTGACCCGCACAGTGACGTGAACCAGTTTTTTAGTTTTCACGGTAGCGGGGCTAATTTTCTATTCGCCGATGGACATTGTAGCTTCATACCAATGAGCATCGACTACAACACCTACTGCGCGATGTCCACACGTGGTACCGGTGAAGTCGTTTCGGGAGCCTACTAA
- a CDS encoding Bax inhibitor-1/YccA family protein: MMRTSNPALNAAVFSVRDTSCSTVMTLQGTVAKTAILLGILMVGAAFTWHQAMQGYDVANVANVRPGSVQLSQVPPGIMGYIAGGAIVGMILALITVFKPAVSPYTAPVYALAEGVFLGGFSAMFQYIYPGIVPEAVALTFGTFAALLTAYATRIIRPTEKFKLGIVAATGGICLFYLATMVLGFFGVGIPAIYQAGWVGIGFSAFVVVIAALNLVLDFDFIETGCAQGAPKYMEWYGGFGLLVTLVWLYMEILRLLVKLRGRD; the protein is encoded by the coding sequence ATGATGCGTACAAGTAATCCTGCGTTGAACGCAGCGGTATTTAGCGTTCGGGACACGAGCTGTTCCACCGTGATGACGTTGCAAGGGACGGTCGCCAAGACGGCCATCCTGTTGGGCATCCTCATGGTCGGGGCCGCCTTCACGTGGCATCAGGCGATGCAGGGATACGACGTTGCAAATGTCGCCAACGTCCGGCCCGGTTCGGTGCAGCTGTCGCAAGTTCCGCCAGGGATCATGGGCTATATCGCCGGCGGAGCGATCGTCGGCATGATTCTGGCTTTGATCACTGTGTTCAAGCCGGCTGTCTCGCCCTATACCGCGCCTGTGTATGCACTGGCCGAGGGAGTGTTTCTTGGTGGCTTCTCGGCGATGTTTCAGTACATTTATCCCGGCATCGTGCCCGAGGCGGTGGCGCTGACCTTTGGCACGTTCGCGGCTTTGTTGACCGCATATGCGACGCGCATCATTCGTCCGACCGAGAAATTCAAGTTGGGAATCGTGGCGGCCACCGGGGGCATTTGCTTGTTCTATCTGGCCACGATGGTGCTGGGCTTTTTCGGCGTCGGCATTCCCGCGATCTATCAAGCGGGCTGGGTCGGCATTGGCTTCTCGGCATTCGTGGTCGTCATCGCGGCGCTGAATCTGGTGCTCGATTTCGATTTCATCGAGACCGGCTGTGCGCAGGGCGCGCCCAAGTACATGGAATGGTACGGCGGCTTCGGCCTGCTGGTGACGCTGGTCTGGCTGTATATGGAGATCCTGCGTTTGCTCGTCAAGCTCCGCGGACGCGACTGA
- a CDS encoding TIM barrel protein — translation MGHHQTKEHRWGRSSYHQIGLVRGQFGNVPEQRWLDWLAETGFDGWEEASWELALDRCGDDAGAQKYAEERVALARKRGLEIFSIAGHLQGQALGDEPTAKTLQFLGGEAVEAYGRWRSAGNNPPRTDPFFVPDDVGQIAHKQATQSLVNMVRLAHFMGKLQDRVVPVSGFVGSPAHCWSHWFLFPPLPSSLGGHPIPDVYKISLELLVERFAPVFQACLKYGTTYDLECHPSERAMGDISSAGDYLRAVDAAGFAKAAGFNFDCSHMEWQGVSGVHFIREYGDRIHCAHIKGVQVIDGYTRSGRLGGHHPMGDKENGWNFVTAGTVRDATKIEELFVELNRAGFSGGVSIEWEDNDVEQHAGAKQALANVHRADQPPSLMRHDEQLKA, via the coding sequence GTGGGCCATCATCAAACGAAAGAGCATCGCTGGGGACGTTCGTCATACCATCAAATCGGCCTGGTGCGTGGGCAGTTTGGCAACGTGCCCGAGCAGCGCTGGCTGGATTGGCTGGCCGAGACTGGCTTCGACGGTTGGGAGGAAGCCAGTTGGGAGCTGGCGCTCGATCGTTGCGGTGACGATGCCGGAGCGCAGAAGTACGCCGAAGAGCGGGTTGCGCTCGCGCGTAAGCGTGGGCTGGAGATCTTTTCGATCGCCGGCCACTTGCAAGGCCAGGCTCTGGGAGACGAGCCCACGGCGAAAACGTTGCAGTTCCTCGGCGGCGAAGCGGTCGAAGCTTATGGCCGCTGGCGCAGCGCTGGCAATAATCCACCACGCACCGATCCGTTCTTTGTGCCGGACGATGTCGGCCAGATCGCGCACAAACAGGCCACCCAATCGCTAGTCAATATGGTGCGTCTGGCGCACTTCATGGGCAAGCTGCAAGATCGCGTGGTGCCGGTCTCGGGTTTTGTCGGCTCGCCGGCCCATTGCTGGTCACACTGGTTCCTGTTCCCTCCGCTTCCTTCGTCGTTAGGGGGTCACCCGATTCCCGACGTTTATAAAATCAGCCTGGAACTGTTGGTGGAACGCTTCGCCCCAGTATTCCAAGCCTGTCTGAAGTACGGCACCACCTACGATCTGGAATGCCACCCCAGCGAACGTGCGATGGGAGATATTTCGAGCGCCGGGGACTATCTGCGCGCGGTCGACGCAGCCGGTTTTGCCAAGGCGGCCGGCTTCAACTTCGACTGTTCGCACATGGAATGGCAAGGCGTGTCGGGCGTACACTTCATCCGCGAGTATGGCGACCGTATCCATTGCGCCCACATCAAAGGGGTGCAAGTAATCGATGGCTACACCCGTAGCGGACGTTTGGGAGGGCATCACCCAATGGGTGACAAGGAGAATGGCTGGAACTTTGTCACAGCCGGCACCGTCCGCGACGCCACCAAGATCGAAGAGTTATTTGTCGAGCTGAACCGCGCCGGATTTAGCGGTGGGGTATCGATCGAGTGGGAGGACAACGACGTCGAGCAGCACGCCGGCGCGAAACAAGCCCTGGCCAACGTACATCGCGCCGATCAGCCGCCAAGCCTGATGCGTCATGACGAGCAACTGAAAGCCTGA
- a CDS encoding cupin domain-containing protein, with translation MSFNHIQPGELVSLVLGENITGAKTSTLVKTNQLEVIRLVLPAGKEIPTHKVTGPITVQCLEGRIAFTGTKRQELAAGDFLYLAENEPHALRGLTDATVLVTILLTPQITAEPFDVVQEASEESFPASDSPAY, from the coding sequence ATGTCGTTCAATCACATCCAACCCGGCGAGTTAGTGTCATTGGTCCTCGGCGAGAACATCACGGGCGCGAAAACGTCCACATTGGTGAAGACCAATCAACTGGAAGTGATTCGATTGGTGCTGCCCGCCGGCAAGGAAATCCCTACACACAAGGTGACCGGCCCGATCACGGTGCAATGTTTGGAGGGGCGCATCGCATTCACCGGCACAAAGCGACAGGAGTTGGCCGCGGGCGATTTCTTGTACCTCGCAGAAAACGAGCCGCACGCGCTACGGGGCCTGACCGATGCGACGGTGCTGGTCACGATCTTGCTCACGCCCCAAATCACGGCCGAGCCTTTCGACGTGGTGCAAGAAGCCTCGGAAGAGTCGTTCCCGGCCAGCGACTCGCCGGCGTATTAA